A part of Lacibacter sp. H407 genomic DNA contains:
- a CDS encoding GlcG/HbpS family heme-binding protein produces the protein MKSREIPVIVDRLFEAIEKLIPEYMENPADNCISNGNVAACIIDENGHTHGKMFGTDKPRLRQSYKVAWTKASQVWLTGIKTGEYEKKVFNKEVGENANGIEAPDLIGWEGGQPLELKNGVKFSVGFSGFRGTTDLEIIVKALATVEAA, from the coding sequence ATGAAAAGCAGAGAAATACCGGTAATTGTCGATCGATTATTCGAAGCCATTGAAAAGCTGATACCTGAATACATGGAGAACCCTGCGGACAATTGTATTTCCAATGGCAACGTTGCTGCATGCATCATTGATGAAAACGGACATACACATGGCAAAATGTTTGGTACAGATAAACCAAGATTGCGTCAGTCGTATAAAGTAGCGTGGACAAAAGCCAGCCAGGTGTGGCTTACGGGAATAAAAACCGGTGAGTATGAAAAGAAAGTGTTTAATAAAGAAGTAGGTGAAAACGCAAACGGTATAGAGGCACCTGATTTAATTGGATGGGAAGGCGGTCAGCCATTGGAATTAAAGAATGGGGTAAAGTTTTCAGTTGGCTTCAGTGGATTCAGAGGTACAACCGATCTTGAAATCATAGTGAAGGCATTGGCTACAGTAGAAGCGGCTTAA
- the mgrA gene encoding L-glyceraldehyde 3-phosphate reductase, translating into MQYMANEQRYTNMEYRRCGNSGLKLPAVSLGLWHNFGHIDQLENARNILRVAFDNGITHFDLANNYGPPPGSAEENFGKIFKDDFTAYRDELIISSKAGWGMWPGPYGDWGSKKYLTASLDQSLQRMGLEYVDIFYHHRPDPETPLEETMGTLDLMVRQGKALYVGISSYQPEEAAKAISILKDLGTPCLIHQPKYSMFDRWIEDGLLDVLEQNAVGCIPFSPLAQGLLTNKYLKGIPEGSRAASHRGNGAIDEDQVSDEKINKVRALNVLAEKRGQNLAQMALAWILKDQRISSVLIGVSKPEQVVDSLKCLDNYSFTKEELDQINQILS; encoded by the coding sequence ATGCAATACATGGCAAATGAGCAGCGGTACACGAACATGGAATACCGCCGATGTGGAAACAGTGGATTGAAATTACCTGCTGTTTCATTGGGGCTTTGGCACAACTTCGGACATATTGATCAACTCGAAAATGCACGCAACATATTGCGTGTTGCATTTGATAACGGCATCACACATTTTGATCTGGCAAATAATTATGGCCCGCCTCCTGGATCAGCTGAAGAAAATTTTGGAAAAATCTTCAAAGACGATTTTACTGCTTATCGTGATGAATTGATCATCTCAAGTAAAGCAGGATGGGGAATGTGGCCCGGTCCTTATGGTGATTGGGGTTCAAAGAAATATTTAACAGCAAGTCTTGATCAGAGTCTACAGCGCATGGGGCTTGAGTATGTTGATATATTTTATCATCACCGTCCCGATCCTGAAACGCCATTGGAAGAAACTATGGGCACACTTGATCTGATGGTGCGGCAAGGGAAAGCATTGTATGTAGGCATCTCAAGTTATCAACCGGAAGAAGCTGCAAAAGCAATTTCAATTTTAAAAGACTTAGGAACACCTTGTTTAATTCATCAGCCTAAATATTCCATGTTCGATCGCTGGATCGAAGATGGTTTGCTGGATGTGTTAGAGCAAAATGCAGTAGGATGTATTCCGTTTTCGCCTTTGGCACAAGGGCTACTCACGAATAAGTATTTGAAAGGAATTCCGGAAGGTTCAAGGGCAGCGAGCCATCGTGGTAATGGTGCTATTGATGAAGACCAGGTATCGGACGAAAAGATCAATAAAGTGCGTGCATTAAATGTGTTGGCAGAAAAGCGTGGACAGAATCTTGCACAAATGGCGCTTGCATGGATACTGAAAGATCAACGTATCAGTTCTGTTCTCATTGGTGTAAGCAAACCGGAACAAGTAGTTGATTCATTGAAATGCCTTGATAATTATTCATTCACAAAGGAAGAACTGGATCAAATAAATCAGATACTATCCTGA
- a CDS encoding TolB family protein, translating to MKKLQFILLFIGSAFFTVSFAQSNVISIGAFDVFTDVGSPKIAGSASYHVPSQTYRLSGSGSNIWAGRDSFSFVSKKMNGDFILQTQVKFIGAGNELHRKTGLMIRSSLATNSPVVVCTVHGDGLTSLQYRTTPVGTMKEIKMTINAPDVIQLEKKGTTYTMSVARFGEVYQVQQLDSIDLGTDLMAGIFICSHSNLFSEEAEFSNTRIFNTAPDSLVQYKTYLGSLLEVLNVTTGHREVVASAQGSWQAPNWTPDGKTLIYNASGKLYNFNLATKESTLLNTDFAVKNNNDHVLTFDGKQIGISHHAAEAKGQSVVYTVPVTGGVPKRITEKSPSYFHGWSPDSQFLLYTGERNGDFDIYKISKDGGKEIRLTNAKGLDDGSEYSSDGKYIYFCSARTGKMQVWRMDPDGKNQTQLTFDEMNNWFPHVSPDNKWLVFISFPKEVPADKHPFYERVYLRLMPAAGGEPKVISYLYGGQGTMNVPSWSPDSKKIAFVSNGTFNH from the coding sequence ATGAAGAAACTACAATTTATACTCCTGTTCATTGGCTCAGCTTTTTTTACTGTTTCGTTTGCGCAAAGCAATGTAATAAGTATTGGAGCATTTGACGTGTTTACCGATGTGGGTTCACCAAAAATTGCCGGCAGCGCAAGTTATCATGTGCCTTCGCAAACCTATCGCTTGTCAGGTTCCGGCTCTAATATCTGGGCTGGCAGAGATAGTTTTTCATTTGTGAGCAAAAAGATGAACGGTGATTTTATTCTGCAAACACAGGTGAAATTTATTGGCGCAGGGAATGAGTTGCATCGAAAAACAGGATTGATGATCAGAAGTTCATTGGCAACCAATTCTCCGGTTGTTGTATGTACTGTACATGGTGATGGACTTACGTCGTTGCAATATCGCACCACTCCGGTTGGAACGATGAAAGAAATCAAGATGACGATAAACGCACCTGATGTAATACAACTGGAGAAAAAAGGAACCACTTATACAATGTCTGTTGCACGTTTTGGTGAAGTGTATCAGGTGCAGCAATTAGATAGTATTGATCTTGGAACTGATTTGATGGCTGGCATATTTATTTGCTCACACAGTAATTTGTTTTCAGAAGAAGCTGAGTTCAGTAACACAAGAATATTCAATACTGCACCGGATAGTTTGGTGCAGTACAAAACCTATCTCGGAAGCTTATTAGAAGTACTGAATGTTACTACAGGCCATCGTGAAGTAGTTGCAAGTGCACAAGGCTCATGGCAGGCACCCAACTGGACACCCGATGGTAAAACACTCATCTATAATGCAAGCGGTAAACTGTACAATTTCAATTTAGCTACAAAAGAATCCACATTGTTGAATACAGATTTTGCTGTTAAGAACAACAACGATCATGTATTAACATTCGATGGAAAACAGATCGGCATCAGTCATCATGCGGCTGAAGCAAAAGGTCAGTCGGTGGTTTATACAGTGCCTGTTACAGGTGGTGTGCCGAAACGAATAACAGAGAAAAGCCCCTCTTACTTCCATGGATGGTCGCCCGATAGTCAGTTCTTATTGTATACAGGTGAACGTAATGGAGATTTTGATATTTACAAAATATCAAAAGATGGTGGTAAGGAAATTCGATTAACCAATGCAAAAGGGTTGGATGATGGTTCAGAATATTCATCCGATGGAAAATACATTTATTTCTGTTCTGCACGCACCGGAAAAATGCAGGTGTGGCGAATGGATCCTGATGGGAAAAATCAAACACAGTTAACGTTTGATGAAATGAACAATTGGTTTCCACACGTTTCACCCGATAACAAATGGCTGGTGTTTATTTCATTCCCCAAGGAAGTGCCAGCAGACAAACATCCTTTTTATGAACGTGTGTATTTGCGTTTAATGCCTGCAGCAGGCGGCGAACCAAAAGTGATCTCTTACCTCTACGGGGGACAGGGAACCATGAACGTTCCAAGCTGGTCGCCTGACAGTAAGAAGATTGCCTTTGTAAGTAACGGAACATTCAATCATTAA
- a CDS encoding sugar phosphate isomerase/epimerase family protein — MHTSFIESTNRKSIRRLSIVMILCFSIVASNTIAQKKKNGVPVIAALNAYSFSDLLSAKDSRDKQQVYSLFNLLDWCATKKIKALDPTAYFFPTYPEVPSDEYLKKFKDRAAQLGIVISGTGIRNDFASPNPKVRAAGVELAKKWIVAASKMGAPVLRLFSGEIPKGYENKWNEVAGWMIECYKECVAYGEKYNVKIGIQNHGDMLQTADQCIYVLKGVNSKWAGLIVDVGNFKTEDPYKDIAAVVPYAVNWQIKESVFGIGSKVPTDYKRLVQIIKDGGYKGYLPVETLLVRGTPYDPFALVPGMLNDLNKAIIEVYK, encoded by the coding sequence ATGCATACATCCTTTATAGAATCAACAAATAGAAAGAGTATAAGACGGCTTAGTATTGTAATGATCTTATGCTTCAGCATTGTTGCTTCAAATACAATTGCACAGAAGAAGAAAAACGGAGTGCCTGTTATTGCTGCATTGAATGCCTATTCATTCAGCGATCTGCTTTCAGCAAAGGATAGTCGTGATAAGCAGCAAGTTTATTCCTTGTTTAATCTGCTCGATTGGTGTGCTACAAAAAAAATAAAAGCACTCGACCCAACAGCTTATTTCTTTCCTACTTATCCGGAAGTGCCTTCGGATGAATATCTGAAAAAATTTAAAGACAGAGCAGCACAGCTGGGTATTGTGATCAGTGGCACCGGTATCCGCAATGATTTTGCTTCCCCCAATCCGAAAGTACGTGCAGCAGGTGTTGAACTTGCAAAAAAATGGATCGTTGCAGCTTCAAAGATGGGAGCACCGGTGCTCCGTTTGTTCTCGGGCGAAATTCCGAAGGGCTATGAAAATAAATGGAACGAAGTAGCAGGATGGATGATCGAGTGTTACAAAGAATGTGTGGCTTATGGTGAAAAGTATAATGTAAAGATCGGTATCCAGAACCATGGTGATATGCTGCAAACAGCGGATCAATGTATTTATGTATTGAAAGGAGTTAATTCAAAATGGGCAGGATTGATTGTTGATGTTGGAAATTTTAAAACAGAAGATCCTTATAAAGACATTGCAGCGGTTGTGCCATATGCGGTTAACTGGCAAATCAAAGAAAGTGTATTTGGTATTGGCAGTAAAGTTCCTACAGATTATAAGCGTCTCGTACAAATCATTAAAGATGGCGGTTATAAAGGCTATTTGCCTGTTGAAACATTATTGGTGCGGGGTACGCCTTATGATCCATTTGCATTGGTTCCAGGAATGCTCAATGATTTGAATAAAGCAATTATAGAAGTGTACAAATAA
- a CDS encoding glycoside hydrolase family 5 protein — MRTNMMASFKFLTLMVSFFSVSIVSAQNKQGADYAFEQNRRMGRGVNIIGYDPLWKDSSKARMKAKHFKLIKEAGFNNVRIVIAPFKFSMGDSAYTIKPEFFVTLDWAIKEALKNRLMAIVDFHEHNTIAKDPLGHMPKILAMWKQIAEHCKSYSNDVLFELCNEPNMKPDTWNTIQTAAYKVVRTSNPNRTIIIGTINGNQIKFLPDLKLPEEDRNIIVAIHYYSPIQFTHQGAPWSIRNKDLSGIEWTQSKAQEDSVKADFDFAQQWSKQNKRPLTLGEFGAYERADMPSRIKWTNYVARQAEVRNWSWSYWQFDSDFILYDMNKDEWVEPIRNALIPAKK; from the coding sequence ATGAGAACAAACATGATGGCTTCGTTTAAGTTTCTTACGTTGATGGTTTCTTTTTTTTCTGTTTCGATTGTTTCTGCACAGAACAAGCAGGGAGCTGATTATGCATTTGAACAAAACAGGCGGATGGGAAGAGGTGTAAATATTATTGGCTACGATCCGCTGTGGAAAGATTCATCTAAAGCAAGGATGAAGGCAAAGCATTTCAAACTTATCAAAGAAGCAGGTTTTAATAATGTGCGTATTGTGATTGCGCCGTTCAAATTCTCCATGGGAGATTCAGCCTATACCATCAAACCTGAATTCTTTGTTACACTTGATTGGGCCATTAAAGAAGCATTGAAAAATAGGTTGATGGCGATTGTTGATTTTCATGAACACAATACCATTGCAAAAGATCCATTAGGGCATATGCCGAAGATATTGGCGATGTGGAAACAGATTGCAGAGCATTGCAAGAGTTATTCCAATGATGTGCTGTTTGAATTGTGTAACGAGCCCAATATGAAACCTGATACCTGGAATACGATTCAAACTGCAGCATATAAGGTTGTACGAACGTCAAATCCAAACCGGACGATCATCATCGGTACCATCAATGGTAACCAGATCAAATTTTTACCGGATTTGAAATTGCCGGAAGAAGACAGAAATATTATTGTCGCCATTCACTATTACAGTCCCATACAGTTTACACATCAGGGTGCGCCATGGTCGATACGTAATAAAGACCTGAGTGGAATTGAATGGACACAAAGCAAGGCGCAGGAAGATTCGGTAAAAGCTGATTTTGATTTTGCACAACAATGGTCAAAGCAAAATAAACGGCCACTTACGTTAGGTGAGTTCGGTGCTTATGAAAGAGCTGATATGCCTTCACGCATCAAGTGGACCAACTATGTAGCAAGACAAGCCGAGGTAAGAAACTGGAGCTGGAGTTACTGGCAATTCGATTCTGATTTTATTCTGTATGATATGAATAAAGATGAATGGGTGGAGCCGATCAGGAATGCATTAATACCGGCTAAGAAATAA
- a CDS encoding Gfo/Idh/MocA family protein — protein MNPKLNVIRAGIIGSGFAAKFHYEALKRVYSVNVEVAGSFSTNRERLDAFTQPREIKSFESLEALIAASDVLHVCTPPSTHEEIVIRVLAKGKHVIVEKPFTGYFGDDSKTFSGDSFPRKDGLAFALKSIERMLLAEKESAGSIMYAENWVYAPAIQKERELIQKTNAQILWIQAQQSHSGSHSLDYGQWHLSGGGSLMGKGSHPLTAAIYLKQVEGRARNGKPIRPKTVSARTHPITRMPGYINEDHLRDTYKDVEDYAMVHVVFEDGSIADIVASELLQGGVKNYVEVHANNHRSICNIAPNNAMQTYNPVEENFNDVYVVEKTGTKQGWSFISPDEAWFNGYQHEMEAFYRTAAFGEAIESNSQLAADVIATIYAAYVSAEDKGIEVEVSTIN, from the coding sequence ATGAACCCAAAGTTGAATGTAATACGTGCCGGAATTATTGGTTCAGGCTTCGCTGCAAAGTTTCATTACGAAGCACTCAAACGTGTGTATAGTGTTAACGTGGAAGTAGCTGGTTCGTTTTCTACCAACCGTGAACGGTTAGATGCTTTTACTCAACCAAGAGAAATCAAAAGTTTCGAAAGTCTCGAGGCATTAATTGCTGCATCAGATGTATTGCATGTGTGCACACCGCCCTCCACACATGAAGAAATAGTGATACGGGTATTAGCGAAAGGTAAGCATGTAATTGTTGAAAAACCTTTCACAGGATATTTTGGTGATGACAGTAAAACTTTCAGTGGGGATTCGTTTCCACGTAAAGATGGATTAGCCTTCGCCTTGAAAAGTATTGAGCGGATGTTACTGGCTGAGAAGGAAAGTGCAGGATCAATTATGTATGCAGAGAATTGGGTGTATGCTCCGGCTATCCAAAAAGAACGTGAGCTGATTCAGAAAACAAATGCACAGATACTTTGGATACAGGCGCAGCAATCGCACTCAGGTTCACATTCGTTGGATTATGGACAATGGCATTTATCAGGTGGTGGTTCGTTAATGGGCAAGGGTAGTCATCCATTAACGGCTGCTATCTATTTAAAACAAGTTGAAGGGCGTGCAAGAAATGGAAAGCCGATTCGTCCGAAAACTGTTTCTGCAAGAACTCATCCTATTACAAGAATGCCGGGTTATATAAACGAAGATCATTTGAGGGATACATATAAAGATGTAGAAGATTATGCAATGGTTCATGTGGTATTTGAAGATGGAAGCATTGCAGATATTGTTGCAAGTGAGTTGTTACAGGGCGGAGTTAAAAATTACGTAGAAGTGCATGCAAATAATCATCGTAGCATTTGCAACATCGCACCGAACAATGCAATGCAAACGTATAATCCTGTTGAAGAAAATTTCAATGATGTCTATGTGGTAGAAAAAACGGGAACCAAACAGGGCTGGTCTTTTATATCGCCCGATGAAGCATGGTTCAATGGCTATCAGCATGAAATGGAAGCGTTTTATCGCACAGCGGCATTTGGAGAAGCGATCGAAAGTAACAGTCAATTGGCAGCAGATGTAATTGCTACTATTTATGCAGCTTATGTTTCTGCAGAAGATAAGGGTATTGAAGTGGAAGTATCAACTATTAATTAG
- a CDS encoding MFS transporter translates to MSLSVSVNKTPVKKYRWIILSLVFFATTINYLDRQVISLLKDDYLEPLFGWTETDYANIVIAFQVTYALGMIGSGFIIDRIGTKFGYALALVIWSLAAIGHAFAISTGGFMVARAVLGFSEAGNFPAAIKTVAEWFPKKERALAAGIFNSGTNIGAIIAPLSVPLIAGTLGWEWAFIITGAIGLIWLLFWWLFYDSPHKHKKISAEEYNHIHSDDIDDEQFEDAPTKIKWVKLLGYRQTWSFALLKFFTDPVWWFILFWLPSFLNKQYGMTKLALAFPIAVVYTIAMFGSIAGGWLSGYFIQRGWPLYKARRTALLIFALCALPMLAAQWLGTFNYWYAVLIIGLAASAHQAWSANIFTTVSDMFPKKAVASVVGIGGMVGAVGGIIIARTAGLLLDHFKALGKIETGYYIMFIICALAYIIAWSLFSLLVPKMPKVKI, encoded by the coding sequence ATGAGTTTAAGTGTATCAGTCAATAAAACTCCGGTAAAAAAATACAGATGGATCATTCTGTCGTTGGTGTTTTTTGCTACTACGATTAATTATCTCGACAGACAAGTGATCAGCTTGCTGAAAGATGATTACCTGGAGCCTTTGTTTGGCTGGACGGAAACGGATTATGCCAATATTGTGATTGCTTTCCAGGTTACTTATGCATTGGGTATGATCGGCTCGGGTTTTATTATTGATCGTATCGGTACAAAATTCGGCTATGCGTTGGCGTTGGTTATCTGGAGTCTTGCAGCAATCGGTCATGCTTTCGCCATCTCTACCGGAGGTTTCATGGTCGCAAGAGCTGTATTAGGTTTTAGTGAAGCAGGAAATTTTCCTGCAGCAATTAAAACAGTAGCAGAATGGTTTCCGAAAAAAGAACGGGCATTGGCAGCAGGTATATTTAATTCGGGAACAAATATCGGTGCAATCATCGCACCGTTATCTGTGCCGCTTATTGCAGGTACACTTGGTTGGGAGTGGGCGTTTATTATTACAGGTGCAATTGGGCTTATCTGGTTACTCTTTTGGTGGTTGTTTTATGATAGCCCGCATAAGCATAAAAAAATATCGGCTGAAGAATACAATCATATTCACAGCGATGATATAGATGATGAACAATTTGAAGATGCTCCAACAAAAATAAAATGGGTTAAGCTCTTGGGCTATCGGCAAACATGGTCTTTTGCATTGTTGAAATTTTTTACTGACCCTGTTTGGTGGTTCATTCTTTTCTGGTTGCCTTCGTTTTTAAACAAGCAATACGGCATGACGAAACTTGCACTGGCATTTCCCATAGCTGTTGTATATACCATTGCCATGTTCGGAAGTATTGCAGGCGGATGGCTTTCGGGTTATTTCATCCAACGAGGCTGGCCGTTATACAAAGCACGCAGAACAGCATTACTCATTTTTGCTTTATGTGCGTTGCCTATGTTGGCAGCACAATGGTTGGGCACATTTAATTATTGGTACGCAGTGTTGATCATTGGTTTGGCTGCATCAGCTCACCAGGCATGGTCGGCAAATATTTTCACAACCGTTTCTGATATGTTTCCAAAGAAAGCTGTTGCATCTGTAGTAGGTATTGGTGGTATGGTTGGTGCAGTTGGCGGAATTATTATTGCAAGAACAGCAGGTTTGTTGCTGGATCATTTCAAAGCATTGGGAAAAATTGAAACAGGCTATTATATCATGTTTATTATTTGTGCACTGGCATACATCATTGCATGGTCGTTGTTTAGTTTGTTAGTGCCTAAAATGCCAAAGGTGAAAATTTAA
- a CDS encoding cellulase family glycosylhydrolase, with amino-acid sequence MRLSIFLLLFFSFEAAAQKISPQLVGTNVWYSDVRPMVWDLTKKSAVKTIRIGGHSYDKKMPSNETLLGWVRNIQSMGAEPVIQVSQYQNEQAAADLVRFFNVEKHEGIKPVKYWNIGNEPWLQAGKPDASTFAAKVEAYFKPRAAAMKAVDSTIMIYGPNECDYLNYYNDLFGGKNDIAGKVPGHTYYYCDGLTFHRYPQGNGDGATEGANDMLVRIKKAKQKVDEVNKLHNRTGKYALQWGIGEYNAKGGPQVHTWGNGQMFGAVLGYCMEYGAMYANSWSMFEHAGDRKGSDFSFIDGKNMTPRASYRHMEFVAKYFTGTFVKGTASDSDFIVYAAKDADQLSVMIMNRGFGETKNYLLNGINNSHAKSGINLSIAAKLHATYTDTIQQRSTQVLIFKGNTITKVNYTSDDFDNERPPVYTKVAANENEIKSVFNNYKGKPWNRQPQQIPGKVQCEFYDLGGEGVAYHDKDTMNNGSGNLNPANGTFLNEFRMKEAVDISYTKARDIDNSPYNLVEPVMGELYAGWTKPGEWINYTVNVTKSGSYTIGIMYTASGDGSISLLIDGKETIPEVMIPSTKNDKETIPWRQWHHWNRIDQLATIQLKKGIHVLTIKTVTNGNMNYDYLNFKLIK; translated from the coding sequence ATGCGATTAAGTATTTTTTTATTGCTGTTTTTTTCGTTTGAAGCAGCTGCACAAAAGATAAGTCCGCAGTTGGTTGGTACGAATGTTTGGTACAGTGATGTGCGCCCAATGGTGTGGGATCTTACAAAAAAATCAGCTGTAAAAACAATCCGTATCGGTGGTCATTCATACGATAAAAAGATGCCATCGAATGAAACGCTTTTAGGTTGGGTAAGGAATATACAGTCGATGGGAGCAGAACCTGTGATACAGGTATCGCAATATCAAAATGAACAAGCTGCTGCAGACCTTGTTCGTTTCTTTAATGTTGAAAAACATGAAGGGATTAAACCTGTTAAATACTGGAACATCGGTAACGAACCTTGGTTACAGGCAGGCAAACCCGATGCGTCAACATTTGCTGCAAAAGTAGAAGCTTATTTTAAACCGAGAGCAGCTGCGATGAAAGCAGTTGATTCAACTATCATGATCTATGGGCCAAATGAATGCGACTATCTGAATTATTACAATGATCTGTTTGGAGGTAAGAATGATATTGCAGGCAAAGTGCCGGGGCATACATATTATTATTGCGATGGATTGACATTTCATCGTTATCCGCAAGGTAACGGCGATGGTGCTACAGAAGGAGCCAATGATATGTTGGTGCGCATCAAAAAAGCAAAACAAAAAGTTGACGAAGTAAATAAACTGCACAACCGCACAGGTAAGTATGCATTGCAGTGGGGCATTGGTGAATACAATGCAAAAGGTGGGCCGCAGGTACACACCTGGGGCAACGGACAAATGTTTGGTGCTGTGCTGGGTTATTGTATGGAATATGGTGCGATGTATGCGAACAGCTGGAGCATGTTTGAACATGCAGGCGATCGCAAGGGTTCTGATTTCAGTTTCATTGATGGAAAGAACATGACGCCAAGAGCATCATACCGCCACATGGAATTTGTTGCGAAGTATTTCACCGGAACATTTGTAAAAGGAACTGCGTCTGATAGTGATTTTATTGTTTATGCTGCAAAGGATGCTGATCAGTTAAGTGTAATGATCATGAACCGTGGCTTTGGTGAAACAAAAAACTATCTTTTAAACGGCATCAACAATAGTCATGCAAAAAGCGGCATCAATCTTTCTATTGCAGCTAAACTACATGCAACTTATACTGATACTATTCAGCAACGTTCAACACAGGTATTAATTTTTAAAGGCAATACAATTACGAAGGTCAATTATACCAGTGATGATTTTGATAACGAACGGCCGCCTGTGTATACAAAAGTTGCTGCTAATGAAAATGAAATTAAGTCGGTGTTCAACAACTATAAAGGCAAGCCGTGGAATAGACAGCCGCAACAAATTCCCGGAAAAGTACAATGCGAGTTCTACGATTTAGGTGGAGAAGGAGTTGCCTATCATGATAAGGATACAATGAACAACGGCAGTGGCAATCTGAATCCTGCAAACGGTACATTTCTCAATGAATTCAGAATGAAAGAAGCCGTTGATATTTCTTATACCAAAGCAAGGGATATTGATAACAGTCCGTATAATCTTGTTGAACCTGTAATGGGAGAGTTATATGCAGGTTGGACGAAGCCCGGTGAGTGGATCAACTATACCGTTAATGTAACTAAATCAGGAAGCTATACGATCGGCATTATGTACACAGCAAGCGGCGATGGAAGCATCTCTTTACTGATCGATGGAAAGGAAACAATTCCTGAAGTTATGATTCCATCAACAAAAAACGATAAAGAAACAATTCCATGGCGACAATGGCATCATTGGAACAGGATCGATCAGCTCGCAACCATTCAACTGAAGAAAGGTATTCATGTGCTTACGATTAAAACTGTAACCAACGGGAATATGAATTACGATTATCTCAATTTCAAACTGATCAAGTAG
- a CDS encoding glycoside hydrolase family 5 protein: MTNRYQQNATLRNVFCRILPVLILMFLFSCKKKSGGPAPVVVTPPTVTPIPSINTNSTTAKEIIEDMAAGFNLGNTFENGINSSAPATNKQIIDLYYSAGMRHVRIPVTWAQGFSSNLADANGNVNVSHPRLLELKEIVDYALAKKMYVVINTHHEHWLKDNYDGSAAFDTKFTTLWNGIATFFKDYPKQLLFEVLNEPEGAMGQWSGTGYPLPTNAQAIDYTRKINKVGYDAIRATGGNNTTRLVMVSPNGQGNQGMIEEVYPTKATLPGAGNDVYLAIQVHTYDPWAFCGQTGSNAAWPGTASIENAIKKVGVHSKLIDVPINYGEFGVGRQSNTGERNTDLVRGYYKLFRVTCKAEKMSFTPWDDRGWFGLIYKSGSDYLFSNNIVPSMMQ; encoded by the coding sequence ATGACAAACCGGTATCAACAAAACGCAACGTTGCGAAATGTTTTTTGCAGAATACTGCCAGTGCTCATTTTAATGTTCCTTTTTTCTTGTAAAAAGAAATCAGGCGGACCTGCGCCGGTGGTTGTTACTCCGCCAACAGTAACGCCGATCCCTTCAATCAACACGAATTCAACTACTGCCAAAGAAATCATTGAAGATATGGCTGCAGGTTTTAATTTGGGCAATACGTTTGAAAACGGGATCAATTCATCTGCACCTGCAACGAACAAACAAATCATTGATTTGTATTATTCAGCTGGTATGCGTCATGTGCGTATTCCTGTTACATGGGCGCAGGGCTTCAGCAGCAATCTTGCTGATGCTAATGGAAATGTGAATGTCAGTCATCCACGGCTTCTTGAATTGAAAGAGATCGTTGATTATGCGTTGGCTAAAAAAATGTATGTGGTCATCAACACACATCATGAACATTGGTTGAAAGATAATTATGATGGCTCTGCAGCTTTCGATACAAAATTTACAACCTTGTGGAACGGTATCGCTACATTTTTTAAAGACTATCCGAAACAATTGCTGTTTGAAGTGTTGAACGAACCGGAAGGAGCAATGGGTCAATGGAGCGGAACAGGTTATCCGTTACCAACAAACGCACAGGCCATTGACTATACTCGAAAAATAAATAAAGTTGGGTATGATGCTATTCGTGCAACCGGTGGTAACAATACAACACGTCTTGTGATGGTTTCTCCAAACGGACAAGGTAACCAGGGTATGATTGAGGAAGTTTATCCAACAAAAGCAACCCTGCCGGGAGCTGGCAACGATGTATATCTTGCAATACAAGTGCATACGTACGATCCATGGGCATTCTGCGGACAAACAGGCAGCAATGCTGCATGGCCGGGAACTGCAAGTATTGAAAATGCAATTAAAAAAGTAGGTGTTCATTCAAAACTGATAGATGTGCCGATTAACTATGGTGAATTTGGAGTGGGGCGACAATCAAACACAGGCGAAAGGAATACTGATCTCGTTCGTGGATATTATAAACTGTTCAGAGTTACATGTAAAGCAGAAAAAATGAGTTTCACGCCTTGGGACGACAGAGGTTGGTTTGGTCTTATTTATAAAAGCGGATCAGACTATTTATTTTCAAACAATATTGTACCAAGTATGATGCAATAG